A stretch of Telopea speciosissima isolate NSW1024214 ecotype Mountain lineage chromosome 11, Tspe_v1, whole genome shotgun sequence DNA encodes these proteins:
- the LOC122644723 gene encoding probable LRR receptor-like serine/threonine-protein kinase At3g47570 yields MALQLLVFFLFFGNPLRLLQSVTASRRMIVVGNNETDRLALLEFKKQIVLDLYGALSSWNDSIHFCNWVGITCSHRHQQRSIVLENNTLEGEIPTSLANCTRLRQIHLSNNNLVGKIPVALLTSLSKLEIISIVYNGLTGELPASLGNISSLQAISLGGNELQGGIPDSLGQLTNLYFLSLHHNKLSGMFPVSLYNLSSLEVISVGQLHGSLPREIGLTLPNLYGLAIGGNLFLGEFRIPSPTFQHSIQLLSLKTKLQRLFLGGNRLSKQIPSSIGNLTLLYELHLEANNLNVSIPSSIENCQRLLHLTLNNNSLQDPIPKQLFLISSLSISLTLAYNSLVGTLPIEIGNLKSLSTLDISNNKLSGEIPSSIGDWNSLEYLYMGGNFLEGAIPQSLTLLKGLQDLDLSHNNLSGQIPKDLQNLLALRSLNLSFNNLEGEVPTKGVFGNASAILVNENDRLCGGIVELHLPTCTNHGSTKREKSNALRIVLVIIGVVLGFLLIFSFLIIVWIRK; encoded by the exons atgGCACTTCAGCTTctagttttctttctcttctttgggAACCCATTGAGGCTGCTACAATCAGTCACCGCTAGTAGAAGGATGATTGTAGTAGGGAACAACGAGACAGATCGACTTGCTTTGTTGGAGTTCAAGAAACAAATTGTTCTTGATCTTTATGGAGCATTAAGTTCTTGGAACGATTCCATCCATTTTTGCAACTGGGTTGGGATCACTTGTAGCCATCGCCATCAACAACGG TCAATTGTTTTAGAAAACAACACTCTCGAAGGAGAAATTCCTACCAGCTTGGCCAACTGCACTCGTCTTAGACAAATTCACTTATCCAATAACAATCTTGTTGGGAAGATTCCGGTTGCACTGCTTACATCTTTATCAAAGCTGGAGATAATTTCTATTGTTTATAATGGTTTAACAGGAGAATTACCAGCTTCTCTTGGGAACATTTCTTCCCTCCAAGCTATTTCTTTGGGTGGAAATGAACTGCAGGGGGGCATTCCAGATTCTCTTGGTCAACTAACAAACTTATACTTTCTCTCACTTCATCATAACAAGTTATCTGGTATGTTCCCTGTCTCACTATATAATCTTTCATCTCTTGAAGTCATTTCCGTCGGCCAACTGCATGGGAGCCTTCCACGAGAAATAGGCCTCACTCTTCCGAATCTCTATGGACTAGCAATTGGAGGGAACCTTTTCTTAGGAGAATTCCGAATTCCGTCTCCAACATTTCAACACTCGATACAATTGCTCTCCCTGAAAACA AAGCTTCAAAGATTATTCTTGGGTGGAAATAGACTTTCAAAACAAATACCTTCCTCTATAggcaatctcactcttttgtatGAACTCCATTTAGAAGCCAACAACTTGAATGTAAGCATTCCTTCCAGCATTGAAAATTGTCAACGGTTACTACACCTAACCCTTAATAATAATAGTCTCCAAGACCCAATACCTAAACAACTCTTTCTTATTTCGTCCTTATCAATATCCCTCACCTTAGCTTATAATTCTCTGGTCGGTACCCTACCAATTGAAATTGGTAACTTGAAAAGTCTTTCTACATTAGATATCTCTAATAACAAACTATCAGGAGAAATCCCCTCCTCCATTGGTGATTGGAATAGTTTGGAATATCTTTACATGGGGGGTAATTTCCTTGAAGGAGCCATTCCTCAATCTCTGACTCTTTTGAAGGGGCTTCAAGATTTAGATCTTTCGCACAACAATTTATCAGGACAAATCCCGAAAGATCTACAGAATCTTTTAGCATTGCGGAGTTTGAATTTATCCTTCAATAATCTTGAGGGGGAGGTACCAACAAAAGGAGTCTTTGGAAATGCAAGTGCAATTTTGGTGAATGAAAATGATAGACTTTGTGGGGGAATTGTAGAGTTACATTTGCCTACATGCACAAATCATGGATCTACAAAACGAGAAAAATCCAATGCTCTTAGAATAGTTCTGGTGATCATCGGTGTggttcttggttttcttttgatattttcctttcttattattgtttggataagaaaataa
- the LOC122644570 gene encoding probable LRR receptor-like serine/threonine-protein kinase At3g47570, which yields MPNGSLDDWLHLPMELHNHSRNLNILQRLNIVIDVASALDYLHYQCYATIVHCDFKPSNILLDSDMIAHVSDFGLARLLLESDDNSSQTQTSTIEIKGSISYAAPEYGMGGKATILGDMFSSGIFLLEMFTGKRPTDHMFTDDLNLHNFAKVALPVYVMQVVDPTLLPKEGHREEIKEGAINKTEGPNHRIDKLQDCITSIIEIALQCSMESPRERIYMNDVMRELHLIKEKFLEA from the exons ATGCCCAATGGGAGTCTAGATGATTGGTTGCATCTGCCGATGGAGTTACATAATCATTCAAGGAATTTAAACATTCTTCAAAGATTAAACATCGTAATTGATGTGGCTTCTGCATTGGATTACCTTCATTACCAGTGTTATGCAACAATTGTTCATTGTGACTTTAAGCCAAGCAATATTCTACTTGATAGTGATATGATTGCACATGTCAGTGATTTTGGTTTGGCGAGGCTACTTTTAGAATCTGACGACAATTCATCCCAGACTCAAACTAGTACCATTGAGATAAAAGGATCTATTAGCTATGCTGCTCCAG AATATGGCATGGGTGGAAAAGCAACTATATTAGGGGACATGTTTAGCTCTGGGATCTTTTTATTGGAGATGTTCACAGGAAAAAGGCCAACAGATCATATGTTTACTGATGACTTAAATCTCCATAACTTTGCAAAGGTAGCTTTACCTGTATATGTGATGCAAGTTGTAGATCCTACACTCCTACCCAAGGAAGGACAtagagaagaaattaaagagGGTGCTATCAACAAAACTGAAGGTCCTAATCATAGGATAGATAAATTGCAAGATTGTATAACAtcaataattgaaattgcaCTCCAGTGCTCCATGGAATCGCCAAGAGAACGTATTTACATGAATGATGTTATGAGGGAATTACATTTAATCAAGGAAAAATTTCTTGAAGCATGA
- the LOC122644724 gene encoding gamma-glutamyl peptidase 3-like, with translation MVTEDQKRYCLLMAARDSEYVKKVYGGYVNVFLKAFAEGEQWDLFRVVDGEFPDMDELHKYHGFVISGSPYDAYGNEMWILKLCFLLQTLDAMEKKVLGICFGHQVLCRALGGKVGKAHCGWDLGLRKIRIVEDLPLCSLFGVLEEIPPSLTIIECHQDEVWEVPLGAEVIAFSEQTGVEMFVIGDHILGIQGHPEYTKDILSNIIDRLALNDSVDKEFAENAKSRLEINGEPDRNSLEKICKNFLKEEGSGIISPPHWPTTHK, from the exons ATGGTCACTGAAGACCAGAAGAGGTATTGTCTGTTAATGGCAGCAAGGGACTCTGAATATGTGAAGAAAGTGTATGGGGGATACGTTAATGTATTTCTTAAAGCATTTGCAGAAGGAGAACAATGGGACTTGTTTAGGGTTGTTGATGGAGAGTTCCCTGACATGGATGAGCTCCACAAATACCATGGTTTTGTCATCAGTGGTAGCCCTTATGATGCTTATGGAAATGAAATGTGGATCTTGAAACTTTGCTTTCTTTTGCAAACACTTGATGCCATGGAAAAGAAGGTGCTTGGCATATGCTTTGGGCACCAG GTGTTGTGCAGAGCATTGGGTGGTAAGGTTGGGAAAGCTCACTGTGGATGGGATCTTGGTTTGAGGAAAATCAGAATTGTGGAAGACTTGCCCTTGTGTAGCCTCTTTGGTGTCCTTGAAGAAATCCCACCTTCACTTACCATCATTGAGTGTCATCAAGAtgag GTATGGGAGGTACCTTTGGGAGCTGAGGTTATTGCCTTCTCAGAGCAGACTGGAGTGGAGATGTTTGTAATTGGAGACCATATATTAGGCATTCAAGGCCACCCTGAATATACCAAAGACATCTTATCTAATATCATTGATCGCCTTGCTCTCAACGACTCTGTAGAT AAAGAATTTgctgagaatgcgaaatcaagaCTGGAGATTAATGGAGAACCAGATAGGAATTCTTTGGAGAAGATTTGCAAGAACTTTCTTAAGGAGGAGGGGAGCGGTATAATTAGTCCTCCTCACTGGCCTACTACACATAAATAA